A portion of the Anoxybacillus gonensis genome contains these proteins:
- a CDS encoding DUF2730 family protein: MVEQLLYEILHEVKATREKVESLEKRVEAVEKKVESLEKEVSSLREQVQALDEKVQTLDGKVLALDEKIQALDEKVQLLDERTLETKEICEAVRHGQEVLAAKYDALALDVHNMQGNITRLTNILEEKVLSALTDHESSIQVLNNRVFKVESTLQKLVHL; the protein is encoded by the coding sequence AGCAACTCGAGAAAAAGTCGAATCGCTAGAAAAACGAGTGGAAGCAGTGGAGAAAAAGGTGGAATCTCTTGAAAAAGAAGTATCTTCCTTACGCGAACAAGTTCAAGCACTTGACGAAAAAGTTCAAACGCTCGATGGCAAAGTCCTAGCACTTGACGAAAAAATCCAAGCACTCGATGAGAAAGTACAACTGCTTGACGAACGGACACTCGAAACGAAAGAGATTTGCGAAGCGGTTCGTCACGGTCAAGAGGTGCTCGCCGCAAAATACGATGCACTCGCACTCGATGTCCACAACATGCAAGGAAACATCACCCGCTTAACCAACATACTCGAAGAGAAAGTACTCTCTGCCCTCACTGACCACGAATCGAGCATCCAAGTATTAAACAATCGTGTATTTAAAGTAGAAAGCACCTTGCAAAAGCTTGTTCATCTGTAA